One Peterkaempfera bronchialis DNA window includes the following coding sequences:
- a CDS encoding MazG-like family protein: MDHAAWNTVDSLVAWLDAGSDLPPETRTILQILKITEEAGEVAEAVIGATGQNPRKGYSHTWEDVQAELCDVIVTAMVALTRVNPDARQVFADNLSRIAARSLAGPAPAASPEPR; encoded by the coding sequence GTGGACCACGCCGCCTGGAATACCGTCGACTCGCTGGTCGCCTGGCTCGACGCCGGAAGCGACCTGCCGCCGGAGACCCGCACCATCCTCCAGATCCTCAAGATCACCGAGGAGGCCGGAGAGGTCGCCGAGGCCGTCATCGGCGCCACCGGCCAGAACCCCCGCAAGGGCTACTCCCACACCTGGGAGGACGTCCAGGCCGAACTGTGCGACGTCATCGTCACCGCCATGGTCGCCCTCACCCGCGTCAACCCCGACGCCCGCCAGGTCTTCGCCGACAACCTCAGCCGCATCGCCGCCCGGTCCCTCGCCGGCCCGGCCCCGGCAGCCTCACCCGAGCCTCGCTGA